In Alphaproteobacteria bacterium, a single genomic region encodes these proteins:
- the glyA gene encoding serine hydroxymethyltransferase — MTVASSRGESPFDPDFFDAPLAARDPAIKEIIEAELRRQQDGIELIASENIVSRAVLEAMGSVLTNKYAEGYPGRRYYGGCEEVDRAEQLAIDRATRLFGCGFANVQPHSGSQANQAVFLALLKPGDSILGMSLAAGGHLTHGARPNLSGKWFEAHQYGVRREDALIDFDEVEELARTHKPRIIIAGGSAYPRIIDFARFRQIADEVGAYLMVDMAHFAGLVAGGVHPSPFPHAHVVTTTTHKTLRGPRAGMVLTNDEEIAKKINSAVFPGLQGGPLMHIIAAKAVAFGEALEPAFRNYAAAIVENAQTLATTLKGAGCEIVSGGTDTHLMLVDLRPKGLTGRVAEASLEKAAITCNKNGIPFDPEKPAVTSGVRLGAPAATTRGFGTTEFRRVGELIAEVLDGCAANPEDNGKVEAKVREQVIALCRRFPIYQGLN, encoded by the coding sequence ATGACAGTAGCCAGCAGCAGGGGCGAATCTCCCTTCGACCCTGATTTCTTCGACGCGCCCCTGGCGGCCCGGGACCCGGCGATCAAGGAGATCATCGAGGCCGAGCTGCGACGCCAGCAGGACGGAATTGAACTGATTGCGTCCGAAAACATTGTTTCCCGCGCGGTTCTTGAAGCGATGGGGTCCGTCCTTACCAACAAATACGCCGAAGGCTATCCGGGCCGGCGGTATTATGGCGGTTGCGAGGAGGTGGACCGGGCCGAACAGTTGGCGATAGACCGGGCAACCCGGCTGTTTGGCTGCGGATTTGCGAACGTCCAGCCCCATTCGGGCTCGCAGGCAAATCAGGCGGTCTTCCTGGCCCTGCTCAAGCCCGGAGATTCGATCCTCGGCATGTCGCTCGCCGCCGGTGGCCACCTGACACATGGGGCGCGTCCCAATCTTTCGGGCAAGTGGTTCGAGGCGCATCAGTATGGCGTGCGGCGCGAGGATGCACTGATTGATTTTGATGAAGTGGAAGAACTGGCCCGGACACACAAGCCCCGCATTATCATTGCCGGCGGATCAGCCTATCCGCGCATCATAGATTTCGCCCGGTTCCGGCAGATTGCGGATGAGGTTGGCGCATATCTCATGGTCGATATGGCGCATTTCGCGGGGCTTGTCGCCGGCGGCGTTCATCCCAGCCCATTTCCTCACGCCCATGTGGTCACGACGACGACCCACAAAACGCTGCGCGGTCCACGTGCCGGTATGGTTCTGACGAACGACGAGGAAATCGCCAAAAAAATAAATTCGGCAGTCTTTCCCGGCCTGCAGGGTGGTCCGCTGATGCATATCATCGCTGCCAAAGCGGTTGCCTTTGGTGAAGCGCTCGAGCCTGCTTTCCGGAACTACGCGGCCGCGATTGTTGAAAACGCGCAAACGCTGGCCACGACGCTGAAAGGGGCGGGTTGCGAAATCGTTTCCGGGGGCACCGACACGCATCTGATGCTGGTCGACCTTCGGCCCAAGGGGCTCACGGGCCGCGTGGCGGAGGCCAGCCTGGAGAAGGCGGCCATCACCTGCAACAAGAACGGCATACCGTTCGATCCGGAAAAACCCGCCGTGACCTCGGGAGTCCGGCTTGGGGCGCCGGCCGCGACAACCCGGGGCTTCGGCACAACAGAGTTCCGCCGCGTGGGCGAGCTTATTGCGGAAGTGTTGGACGGATGCGCTGCGAATCCGGAAGATAACGGCAAGGTCGAAGCAAAAGTGAGAGAACAGGTAATCGCGCTGTGTCGTCGGTTTCCGATTTATCAGGGCCTGAACTAG
- a CDS encoding MucR family transcriptional regulator — protein MAQEKPSHDDLLKMATRIVTAYASFNNLGSAELPRVIDTVYRTLSELNDKKSADAARAGKKKPAVPIRKSITPDHIICLEDGRKLKMLKRHLRTAYGLSPEQYREKWGLPADYPMVAPNYAAQRSVFAKKIGLGRKPGETKSRRTGPKA, from the coding sequence ATGGCACAGGAAAAACCGTCCCACGACGACTTGCTCAAGATGGCAACGCGAATCGTCACGGCCTACGCATCATTCAACAATCTTGGCTCGGCCGAGTTGCCGCGCGTCATCGACACGGTCTACCGCACCCTGTCCGAGCTGAACGATAAAAAATCCGCGGACGCGGCACGCGCCGGCAAGAAAAAGCCGGCGGTCCCGATTCGAAAATCCATTACGCCCGATCACATCATTTGTCTGGAGGACGGCAGGAAGCTGAAGATGTTGAAAAGACACCTGCGCACGGCCTACGGCCTGTCCCCCGAGCAATATCGGGAGAAATGGGGCCTGCCGGCGGACTACCCCATGGTGGCCCCGAATTATGCCGCGCAGCGCTCGGTTTTTGCCAAGAAAATCGGCCTCGGGCGCAAGCCGGGAGAAACCAAATCCCGCCGGACAGGCCCGAAAGCTTAA
- the nrdR gene encoding transcriptional regulator NrdR, with protein MKCPFCGSEDTQVKDSRPAEDGAAIRRRRHCANCGARFTTFERIQLRELMVIKKNGRRAPFDRDKLYRSMETALRKRQIEPEKIERAVSGIVRRLESMGESDIASDVIGEMVMDALRSIDQVAYVRFASVYRNFHEASDFEDFVGQLGSSDKPVD; from the coding sequence ATGAAGTGCCCTTTTTGCGGTAGCGAAGATACTCAGGTAAAGGATTCGCGCCCGGCCGAGGACGGTGCCGCCATCAGGCGTCGCCGCCACTGTGCCAACTGCGGTGCCAGATTCACGACGTTTGAACGGATTCAGCTTCGTGAATTGATGGTCATCAAGAAAAACGGTCGCCGTGCGCCATTCGACAGGGACAAGCTGTACCGGTCGATGGAAACGGCCCTGAGAAAGCGGCAGATCGAGCCGGAAAAAATCGAGCGGGCTGTCAGCGGCATCGTTCGACGTCTGGAAAGCATGGGCGAGTCCGACATCGCGTCCGACGTTATCGGCGAAATGGTGATGGATGCCCTGCGCAGCATAGATCAGGTGGCCTATGTGAGATTTGCCTCCGTGTATCGAAATTTCCACGAAGCCAGCGACTTCGAGGATTTCGTCGGGCAATTGGGGTCAAGTGACAAGCCCGTTGACTGA
- the ribD gene encoding bifunctional diaminohydroxyphosphoribosylaminopyrimidine deaminase/5-amino-6-(5-phosphoribosylamino)uracil reductase RibD: MTDTDFMRAALSLARRSLGRTGPNPAVGCVIARDGVPVGRGWTQPGGRPHAETEALKRAGAEAKGATAYVTLEPCAHHGKTPPCADALIEAGIARVVIPFEDPDPRVAGKGLLRLAEAGIATTKGVLDTEAREVNCGFLKRIQRGLPFVNLKLATTLDGRIATESGKSRWITGPLARLHVHRMRAEFDAVMIGAGTAIQDNPDLTCRLPGMAAYSPVRIVVDSRLSLPLTHNLVRTAHEIPTWILSLGEADSDRRAAFVDQGVEIILCGRGREGSVDLKDGLKEIAGRGISRLLVEGGGQLAAGLLRGGLVDALSWFHAPGIMGEDGIPAVSGLGVELIENMPRFRRQACQKMAEDMLTTYVRD, from the coding sequence TTGACTGACACGGATTTCATGCGGGCTGCCCTCAGTCTCGCTCGCCGCTCTCTCGGGCGGACAGGCCCCAACCCTGCCGTCGGCTGTGTCATCGCCCGCGACGGCGTACCGGTCGGACGGGGATGGACCCAGCCGGGGGGCCGCCCCCATGCGGAGACCGAAGCGCTGAAGAGGGCGGGGGCGGAGGCAAAGGGGGCAACGGCCTATGTGACTCTCGAGCCCTGCGCCCATCACGGCAAGACGCCACCCTGCGCCGACGCGCTGATCGAGGCCGGAATCGCGCGCGTTGTCATCCCGTTCGAGGATCCGGATCCTCGTGTGGCGGGAAAAGGGCTCCTCAGGCTGGCCGAAGCGGGGATTGCGACAACCAAGGGAGTTCTTGATACCGAAGCGCGGGAGGTCAATTGCGGCTTTCTCAAACGGATCCAAAGGGGGCTTCCCTTCGTAAACCTGAAACTGGCGACGACGCTGGATGGGCGGATCGCAACTGAAAGTGGGAAGAGCCGCTGGATCACCGGACCGCTTGCACGTTTACACGTTCACCGGATGCGGGCGGAGTTCGATGCCGTAATGATCGGAGCGGGGACTGCCATCCAGGACAATCCGGATTTGACGTGCCGCCTTCCGGGCATGGCCGCTTACTCTCCCGTGCGTATCGTGGTTGACAGCCGCCTTTCATTGCCGCTCACGCATAACCTGGTGCGAACCGCGCATGAGATCCCCACCTGGATCCTGTCACTTGGCGAGGCCGACAGCGACCGGCGGGCGGCTTTTGTGGATCAGGGCGTCGAGATCATCCTGTGCGGGCGCGGCCGGGAAGGCTCTGTCGACTTGAAGGATGGCTTGAAGGAAATCGCGGGGCGTGGCATTTCCCGCCTTCTTGTGGAAGGGGGCGGCCAATTGGCTGCAGGGCTGCTGAGAGGGGGGCTGGTCGATGCACTCTCATGGTTTCACGCACCCGGGATCATGGGAGAAGACGGGATCCCGGCGGTCAGCGGGCTGGGTGTCGAACTGATCGAGAATATGCCGCGTTTTCGACGCCAGGCCTGCCAGAAAATGGCCGAGGATATGCTGACAACCTACGTGCGCGACTGA
- the rpiB gene encoding ribose 5-phosphate isomerase B codes for MAPERILVAADHAGFPLKQRLSARLDQAGYEVVDLGTDGEESVDYPDFGAALAAALGDGKASRGVVICGTGIGISIAVNRFPWVRAALCHDGLSARFARQHNDANVLALGARLIGEETAWDCLTQFLATPFEGGRHENRVAKLSALNNSE; via the coding sequence ATGGCCCCCGAACGCATCCTGGTAGCGGCAGATCATGCCGGTTTTCCGCTGAAACAGAGGCTTTCGGCGCGGCTGGACCAAGCAGGCTACGAGGTCGTGGATCTGGGGACCGACGGCGAGGAATCGGTGGATTATCCCGATTTTGGCGCAGCCCTGGCGGCCGCGCTTGGCGACGGCAAGGCTTCGCGCGGGGTTGTCATTTGCGGCACGGGAATAGGCATCTCCATTGCCGTGAACCGTTTCCCCTGGGTCCGTGCTGCGCTGTGCCATGACGGGCTCTCGGCCCGTTTCGCACGGCAGCACAATGACGCCAATGTCCTGGCCCTGGGGGCACGGCTGATCGGAGAGGAAACCGCCTGGGATTGTCTCACGCAGTTTCTTGCCACGCCGTTCGAGGGGGGGCGGCACGAAAACCGGGTAGCCAAGCTCTCGGCCCTGAACAATTCGGAGTGA